GCGCTGGGAGCAGGCCTACGCGGGCTCGGCCGAGATCGAGCTACCCGACGACTTCCTTCGCGCGCTCGACGAGAGCCCCGCCGCCAAGAAGTTCTTCGCGACGCTCAAGCGCCAGGAGGTCTACAGCATTTACCATCGCCTCCAGACCGCGAAGCGCCCCGAGACGCGCGCGAAGCGAATGGCGGCGATCCTCGCGACGCTGGCCGAGGGGCAGTCCCTTCCCTGACGATCGAAGAGTGAGGAACGTCGCGCTCCGGCAACAACGAGCAAATCGACCGTAAGACTTACACAGCGAGTGCGCGCACCGGAGCGCGAGCTCCGCGGGACACCGTGGGTTGTGAAAGCTGCGGGCGCTCGGCCAGCTCGCCCGCCGTGAGCGGGCCGTGCAGGCGGATCCTCAGCAGCAGCGACACTCTTCGTGACGAGTCGTCTCTCGCGGGAGACGTGCGAGCGCGCGGCTCCGGGACCAAAGGTTCCAGGGGCCGTCGTCCTACTGCGCGAGTCGAGGGCGCGAAACGGAGAACGCCGGCCTGGTTAGAATGGAGAGAATGCGACCCGGACCAACGAAGAACGACAAGCGATCCCTCCCGCCCGGCGGCACCCCTGACCTCCAGGACGCCACTTCGGATCCTCGCGGCAAGGCCAGGAGCGCGCGCTCCGACAGGCCCAAACGTCGGAGGCGCAGGGTGCGCCTGCCAGGCCCGACCTTCCCCGGGTCCCCCGCTGGGATCGAGAGCACGCCGCTCGTCGACGTACCCCCTGAGCCAGGTGCCGTCTCGATCAGCTGCGTCGACTATGGGCCCGACCGCGCGAGCGCCTTCGACGTTCCGGACCTGGAGGCCTTCCTCTCGCGGCCCAGGCCCGAGTGGTCGGCGGTGCGGTGGGTGAACGTGGCTGGCCTCCATCCCCAGGTCATCAACCGATTTCGCCAAGCCTACGGCTTCCACACGCTCGCGGCCGAGGACGCACTGAAGGTCCCGCAACGCCCCAGGGTCGAGCCATATCCCGACTTTCAGTTCATCGTCGCCAGCATGTTCCGGCAGGTGGACGGCAAGTTCACCTCGGGTCAGGTCAGCGTCTTCTTCTATGGGAACATGCTCCTCACCTTCCAGGAGGAACCGGACGGCGCCGAGGCGTGGTCGACGATCCGGCAGCGTATCCAAGCATCAGGCTCCACCCTGCGACAGGGTGACGCCGGCTTTCTCCTCTATTCGATCCTCGACGCCCTGATCGATCACATCTTCCCGGTGGTCGAGCACTACGGTGACCTCTTGGAGACGCTGGAGGATCGGATCATCGAAGAGCCAACCACCGCACTCTCGGGGGAGCTCCACTCCGTCAGGCGAAAGCTGCTGGAGCTTCGGCGGATGATCTGGCCGATTCGGTTGATGATCCACGACCTGCAATCCAGCGATTCCCCGAACCTCTCGTCGACGGTGCGCACCTATCTTCGGGATGTGCACGAGCACTCGGTCCAGCTGATCGACGTGATCGAGACCTACCGTGACATGGCCTCCGGCATGATCGAGCTCTACCTGTCCGCAGTCTCGTACCGGATGAACGAAGTGATGAAGGTCCTCACAATCATCGCCACGATCTTCATCCCGATCACCTTCCTCGCGGGCGTGTTTGGCATGAACTTCAAGGTGATGCCCGAGCTGAACTGGGAGTGGGGCTACGCGCTCTTCTGGCTGATCTGCATCGTCACCGTCGTCGGGCTGATCCGGTTTTTCCGCCGCAAGGGCTGGATCGGGGAGGGCCAGGTGTCGAAGTAGCTGCGCTCGACACGACCGGGGAGCAGCTCCATACGATCGGTCCCTCCACATCCGTCGGCGCTCGAGCTCGGCGTCGCTCGGCCGGCATCACGGCGGTATTCTGGCGGCGTGTCCTGCGATCGCTGGTGGCACCAGCGGACGACAAGACCGTCTTCCTCGAACCGCGAGTGCCGCAGATCGTCGGCACCCGCTTGCTTGCCGGGAGCCCCGATGCAGCTCGGACTCGACCTCGCGCACCCCGGGACCACCGAAGATCAGCTCTCTTGCAGTGGCTTTGGATCGACGGCCGTCTTACGACTCGATGGATCGCTGGATTTCCATATGATGTTCGCCGCTAGGTCCACGAACGCGCCGCCCTGCTCGCTTCTTCGGCTGGGAGAGGAGCGAACGAAGGAGAGCTGCTTTTTCGTGGATGAAGTGCGCGCGGAGGCTCGCCGGTTCCCCTTGCCAGGGAGATTGCCGCCTGCTCGCTCCTCGGGGCGCCTGCGCACGCGCTGGCAGTAGGTCCGATGAGGGAGTTCCTGCGTGGGTAAGGGCCGAAGTGGGCTTGATCCGCCCTCGTGGACCTCCTGTGGGAGGGTGCGGTGAGTGTCACGGGTGCCGTGCAACCACCGCGGAGTCGAGCAGCACGAAGAGATCGGAGAGATCCTGTCGAGCCTGCGCGGGCGCCGAGCCGAACACGACGGCGACGTAGCGGAGGAGTTTTCCGCCGACCGTACGTTCGATGATCGCGCAGTCGTGACTGAAGCTGTCGTCGCCGAAGCCGATCTTCGAGGCGAGCGTGTCCGGCGCTCGCCCCACAGCGGTGAGGGCGGTTCGTGCGTAACTGCCGATGCCACCACCCATCTGATTCATGAGCGCACGCATCTCGGTCGACGAGGAGCTACTCAGGAGCTTCCCATTCGCCATCGCGGTAAGAAGTCGCGACACCTGCAACGCGTTGCCGACGAAGTTGCTCTTGCTGCGCCCTTGCGCCGTGGCCCACCGAGGTGTGAGGGCGATCCCCGCTGCGTTCGAGGCCTTCTCCGCTGCGTTCCTTACCCAGTCGTGACCGTCGTAGTCTCCGGAGATCCACAGGCCTTTGCTCGTCGCCGCATCGAAGTATCCGGACCGGGCGAGCACTCCGTTGAGATAGAAGTAGCCAAGCGCGAGGATGCAATTGCTCGCTGCTTGATTGTTCGACCAGCGCATCATCGTGCGCATCCATTCGTGGAACAGGCCGGTCGGAGCTCCGTTCTCGCCGACGGCATCGATGCTCGCGTCGGAGACCATGGGTGAGGTGATTGAGAAGTCGACCACTCCCGTCGGAGAGACCGTGAAGATCCGGTCGAATTTGGGAACGGTCACGTCCTGGTTGTTCCCAAAGCTCGTCGTCGACTTCGTGGGGAACATCGCCTTGAGCTTCGGTCGCCACGCGTTCTCGATGACCCCGAAGATCGCGGGCGCCGCGAAGGGCTCACCGTTCGCCTTCGCCGCATCGACGAACGCCTGCACTCGTTCTCGCAGCGCGAACGCCGCGTACATCACGCAGAGTTTCATGAGACTGCCGACGAAGACCATCTCCTCCTCGTGAAGGCCGGCGAACGCCGCGCTCGCCGGAGCGCCTGTGACGTCGGCCAGTCCCGCGCAGAGATGGTTCGCCGTGCTGACGGTGACAGGCGCGAACGCCGTGGTCATCGAAGGGTCGTTGCGCACGAGATTGACGACCCCAGGGGGAGGGAACGGATCGATCGCGTCGGCCCACGCCGGAACGGGGACCGGTGCCGCGCCGCCGCCCATCGCGGCGCCACCACCACCACCACCTCCTCCCCCGCCATCGGCCGCGCCGCCCTTGAGGGCCGTCTTGACCAGGTCGCCCGCGGGCATGCCGAGCGGACCGTAGAGGGCCTTGTTGAACGCCGCGGCGCCGTCACCCCCAATCGCGCCCGCTATCGGCGCCGACGTCCCCGCCCCGCTCTCCCCGCCTCCGCTCCCGCCGCCGCCGCCGCCGATCGGAACGCTGCCGTCGGCCCCCGCGGCAGCGCTCGCCGCAGCCGCGTCGCGTTTTTCGCCGTGTGCGACCCGCGCGGCTTCCGCAGTGACGCTCTGATTGGCGCCCCCGCTCGACGGCGCACCGAGCGCCGCCTTCACGATGTCCGCCGCGATCTGACCCATCGCTACCGACTTCTGCATCTCGGCGCGCATGTTCGAGCTCGCGACCTCGGCGGCCGCAGTCGCAGCGTCGATCGTGCCCTGCGCCACTTGACCCGCGAGATTCTGCGTGCCGGCCAAGCCGCTCATGTCGCGGAACATGTTTCCGTTCGACACGGCCGTGAGCACCGCTCCGAGCCCGGCCGGATCGGGCAACGACGTCGGCGTGACGATGTTGAGCACGGGCTGACCGAGCTGTCCCGGTCGGAGGTCCTCCGAGGTGGCGCGCGAGCCGGTCGAGACCGGCGCGATCTCTGGCAGTGTGAGCGGGATCGGAGAGTCCTGCCAGTTCCAGAAGCGCGTGTACTCGAGCTTCTCGGCGCTGTTGGATCGACCCAGCACCGCCTCGGCGAACACTCCATTCGTGGGAATGGGGATGACGCGCGAATCCGGCTCGACTCCAAAGTCGAAGCCTCGGTTCTTCAACAGGTCGCTCCACGTCGCCTGGCGCCCGTCTTCCGTCACCCCCGAAGGCTCATCGGGATCGACGGGGGCGCGCAGGACGAGGAAGTTGCCGGCCACAGTGAGCACCTTGGGCTCGACCTGATCGATCACGGGGCGACCGTTCCAAGTGAATTCGCTGAGCAGGAGCACGAGCGTCGCACTGTCGAGGGACCGGGCGATGGCCTGCGCATAATGCGCGTTGTTGGCCTGCAGATGGGCCAAGAGCTCGCGTCTACGATCAGCCTGGTCGGTGCGGAACTTCGCGACCTGAGTGACGGCCGTGCCGAGCTCCACTGGCACGGAGGGCAGCGTGAAACGGCGGCCGAGATAGGCGCACAACAAGGTCATCTGGCCCGATCCCTGACTCCCTTCGCTACGCGACGCGTAGATCCCATCGAGCTCACCCATGCGCACGCCCGCTGGGAGATCGACGCGGCCATTCACGACCGTGAGATCGACGTCCGCGGCAGCCGAGTCGACGCGATCGAGGCGCAGATTGGTCACCGTGACGCCCTCGAAGCTGATCGCGAGGAGCTCGGTTTCATCCGGCACGAACAACGAGTCGGAGCCGGGTCGCACGATAGGGCGCGCGACGAAGCGCGAAGCGCTGGCGAGCTCGGCTCGGTCCCAGGCACGCACACGAATCCCTACAGTTTCGGGCGGGACCTCGGTAGCCGTGGCAGGCGCGACCGTCGCCGCGGCCGTCGGCTCGCTCTTCGCGATCATGCTTGCACGAAGAACGGCACTCATCTTCACCAGATCGGGACGTCCAGAGGGCACGACGATGCGCGAGCTCGTTGCGCTGATTTCGACGGCAGACGTGTCGTCGAGCAAGAGCTCGAGCGCGCGGCGGTTCAGCGCCGCGCGCCCGAGAGCACCGCGGAAGCGCTCGACGTATTGCGCACCCAAGGGGCCGGCGAAGTCGAGGCGCTCCATCGGAATGAAGAGACAGCGCTCGGCTCGATGCAAGCGCGTCGCCACCCGATACACCTGAACGATCTCGTAGTATTGAATCGTCAGCGCGTGCATGTGGTTGTAGTTCGCCACGATGCGGGTGCTGACCTGCTCGTGTTCGCTCTGTGAGACCTCGCGCACCGCGGTCGCGCGGCGATTGCGGACCGACGTGCTGTGCTGCTCCGTGCGGTCGTTGATGTTCTGCTGCATGGAAGCCGCCACCGAGCGATTGCCCACCGACCACGAGGAGGAGCTCGCCGTCGTGTCCGTCGTGGCCCCCTGCAACGACCCCGAGGCGTCCCCGCTCGCCCAGAGACTGGTCAGAAAGCCCGTTCCGACGGAAGCTTGCGCGCTGTAGCTCGTGGAATCCGCATGGGAGGAGGAGGTCGATCCGCCTTCTTGCATTTCGCTCGCTACAGCGTCCTGGACTTCGCTGAGCGCACGCGTGTGAAGCGCCGCGGAGGCGAGCTCCTCGGTCTCGCTGATGGTTTCCGACGATGTCGCGCTCGTTCGACGAGCCCAGTCGACGATCGCGATGCGGGTCGCCTCTCCTGGAGCGAGGGCGAGCGAATGCAGGAGGTGACCGAACGTGATTCCCTGCGCGTACCACGACTGTGAGTACGTCATCAGCGCGCCGATGGCGGGCTTCGTGAAGCCGTTCCGATCGGCGAGCACCGCGTCGAGCGAGACGCCACCGTCGAGTGGCCTCGTTCCCTGCCCCGTCGTCTCGTTCATCTGCAGCATGACGAGTGTCGTGTAGTAGACGCGCTCCGTCGGAAACTCGCCAAAGGTCGGGCGCAGCTTCTCGGTCAGGATCGCGTCCCGGTCGTCCATGCTGCCGCCAATTGAGCCGCTCACGAGTCGCTTGGCGAATAGATAGGGAGGCCACTGCGCGAAGTCGCGAAGGGTCGTGACGTTCAACGCCTGGCTGATCGCCGCGGCTTGAGCCGGGTCGAGCATGCGGAGCGCAGCGAGAGGCAGCGTGCCCATCGCCTCCACCGACTCGATCGCGATCGCATCGTCCAACAGGTCGCCGGGCGCCATTCCGTACTGGGCGGCAGCCCCCATCTCGTCCTTCGCGAACGCGGCGACGCGCGCGGCGGCGAAGAGCCGCGAGCAGCCGAGATCGAAGATCGTCTTGATGCCGAGAGGTGCCAAAGCCGTGGCGGCATCCGGCGACACGGAAAGCAGTTCGGTGAAAGGCTGTTTGAGCAACTCGGACGCATCGAGATGCGCGCTCGTCGAGCGCACGAATTCGCCAGTACCGTTCATCGCCATCCCCCGGGCGAGTCTACCGATTCGCCGCGCATGCCAGTCAGATCGAGCTTGGCAGCGCCGCCGCATCGTACCCACGGCACGCGTCGCTCACCAAGCGACCGGCGCGTCGTGACGAGCGGGCTCGTCGAGAGCACGACGCTCGACGCTCGAGGGTGTTGGGAACGGTACAATGGCAGACGCACCCGGAACGTCGAGCTCGGACCGCCGGGTCTCGATCCGGCTGACGTCGGGGAGATCGTCCACAAGCCGATTCAGGCGGCGCTCGAGATCGAGCGCATCTTCCTCTCTGCGCGCGACTACTTCGAGCTCGGAGTACGAGGCGTGGGCCGCTCGAACGCCTCTCGCGCTCGCTCGACTTGGGGCCAGATCACGCACTCCGGGATGTGGTCGTTGAGAAGCCCCATCGCCTGCATGAAGGCGTAGACGGTCGTCGGGCCCACGAACTTCCACCCGAGCTTCTTCAGCGCATCGGAGAGCGCGTTCGACTCCTGCGAGGTCGACTGGGTCTGCGCGTGCTCTGGGCGATGTGACGTTGGCTCGTACGCCCAGACGAAGGCTGCCAACGAGCCTTCCTTCTTCACGAGCTCCTTGGCCTTCTGCGCGTTGTTGATGACGGCTTCGATCTTGCCACGATGTCGAACGATGCCTTCGTCGCCGAGGAGCCGCTCGACGTCGCGCTCGGTGAACCGAGCGATTCGATCGAAGTCGAAGCCGTGAAACGCGCGTCGAAAAGCTTCGCGCTTTGAGAGGATCGTCCGCCAGCTCAACCCAGACTGAAAGCCCTCGAGGCTCAGCTTCTCGAAGAGCCGGCGATCGTCTGCAACGGGGAATCCCCACTCGTGGTCGTGGTACTCGAGGAACTCCGGGGCGGCCGCGCTCCATCGGCAACGCGCCAATCCGTCGGGGCCGATGAAGGTGCTGGTCATGCAGCCCCCACGAGGAAGTACAGGTAGCGTTCGGGCAACTCGAGGTGCGGGCCTCGTCGCCAAGCTCTCCCGCTGCACCGCTCGCCTTCCTCGCGATGCTCCACCGCCTCTCGCCACTCGAGCTTTCGGTTAGCCATACTGGAAGCCGGGTTTGCTCTGCCCGATTTCTATGATGTAACCGTCGGGATCGCGGATGTAGCATCGCGTCTCGCCGTACTTCTCTATTGGTTCTGTAAGAAACGTCGCTCCCCTACTCCGCCAGAGTCTATAGCACGCATGAATATCTGCGACGCGGATATTCATGAAGCTACTGACCTCATCAGGGTCGGGAGGGGGTCGGAGCGTCACGGTCGGCTTGTCGGGTGTTGGACCGCCCCCGACGTTGAGAATAAGCCAAGTGTTTGCGATCTTGATGTACGGCGGCGCGCCTTCCTTGTCGCCTCTGCTCACGACTTTGCCGCCGAACACCTTTTCGTAGAACTGAACGGATCGATCGAGGTCGGACACGGTGAGAAAGTGCGTGACGGTGAACCCCTCGTGCGGCGGCATCTGAAAGCTCGACTGCTCGACTCGTACTTCATCCATTTCTGGCTCCAATCCATCCACGACGCGAGCTTGACGTTTGACGGCCATGCGGGGTCAGTGGAATTGCCGAGTCATCAATCTATCCATCTGCACGCAGCCGCCAGCTTGCTTCAAAGTATTCATGGGGCAATTTTCGCGCACCACTTGACCATCATGCGGCCCTGCTCGCTCTTTCGGCTGGGAGCAAAGCGAACGACGGAGGGTGCTTTTGAGTGGATGAAGTGCGCGCGGAGGATCGGCGGTTTCCGTAGGCCAGGGTGGTTGTCGCCTGCTCGCTCCACGGGGGGCCTGCGAACGCGCGGCAACCTCCGCGGGATCGCAAGGCCGTCGTAGTGGACGCCAGGCGACACGTGGTATCGGGCTACGTGCGCTCCTCAAATGCCCGCGAGGAAACGATGACGAAGCTCGACTACAAGAAGACGCTCAAAGACCTGTACGCGCCGCCATCCAAGAATGTGGTTCGGGTCGTCGTGCCTCCGCTCCGGTACCTGATGATCGACGGCCACGGAGACCCGAACACGGCTCCCGCCTACCAGCGCGCCGTCGAGTGCCTGTACAGCGTCTCGTACACGATCAAGTTCGCCGTCAAGCGTGGATCGGAAGGCACCGACTACGGCGTCATGCCGCTCGAGGGGCTCTGGTGGGCCGACGACATGGCGTCGTTCTCAGTCGAGAGGAAGGCCGACTGGAAGTGGACGATGATGATCTTGCAGCCCGACCTGGTCGACCGAGAGACGGTCGAGACCGCTATCGGGGACGTTCGGCGCAAGAAGCCGCTCGCCGATCTCGACCTGCTGCGCTTCGAGACGTTCGACGAAGGCGTGTGCGCACAGACTATGCACCTCGGGCCGTTCTCCGAGGAAGGCCCGACGATCGCACGCGTGCACGAGTACATTGCCGCGAACGGCAGCTTGCGGGGCAAGCACCACGAGATCTACCTGTCCGACATCCGAAAAGCCGACCCGAGCCGCTGGAAAACGGTGATTCGT
The Vulgatibacter incomptus DNA segment above includes these coding regions:
- a CDS encoding DNA-3-methyladenine glycosylase I; this translates as MTSTFIGPDGLARCRWSAAAPEFLEYHDHEWGFPVADDRRLFEKLSLEGFQSGLSWRTILSKREAFRRAFHGFDFDRIARFTERDVERLLGDEGIVRHRGKIEAVINNAQKAKELVKKEGSLAAFVWAYEPTSHRPEHAQTQSTSQESNALSDALKKLGWKFVGPTTVYAFMQAMGLLNDHIPECVIWPQVERAREAFERPTPRTPSSK
- the corA gene encoding magnesium/cobalt transporter CorA, with product MRLPGPTFPGSPAGIESTPLVDVPPEPGAVSISCVDYGPDRASAFDVPDLEAFLSRPRPEWSAVRWVNVAGLHPQVINRFRQAYGFHTLAAEDALKVPQRPRVEPYPDFQFIVASMFRQVDGKFTSGQVSVFFYGNMLLTFQEEPDGAEAWSTIRQRIQASGSTLRQGDAGFLLYSILDALIDHIFPVVEHYGDLLETLEDRIIEEPTTALSGELHSVRRKLLELRRMIWPIRLMIHDLQSSDSPNLSSTVRTYLRDVHEHSVQLIDVIETYRDMASGMIELYLSAVSYRMNEVMKVLTIIATIFIPITFLAGVFGMNFKVMPELNWEWGYALFWLICIVTVVGLIRFFRRKGWIGEGQVSK
- a CDS encoding VOC family protein, whose amino-acid sequence is MDEVRVEQSSFQMPPHEGFTVTHFLTVSDLDRSVQFYEKVFGGKVVSRGDKEGAPPYIKIANTWLILNVGGGPTPDKPTVTLRPPPDPDEVSSFMNIRVADIHACYRLWRSRGATFLTEPIEKYGETRCYIRDPDGYIIEIGQSKPGFQYG
- a CDS encoding GyrI-like domain-containing protein, whose translation is MTKLDYKKTLKDLYAPPSKNVVRVVVPPLRYLMIDGHGDPNTAPAYQRAVECLYSVSYTIKFAVKRGSEGTDYGVMPLEGLWWADDMASFSVERKADWKWTMMILQPDLVDRETVETAIGDVRRKKPLADLDLLRFETFDEGVCAQTMHLGPFSEEGPTIARVHEYIAANGSLRGKHHEIYLSDIRKADPSRWKTVIRQPMKESR
- a CDS encoding serine hydrolase: MNGTGEFVRSTSAHLDASELLKQPFTELLSVSPDAATALAPLGIKTIFDLGCSRLFAAARVAAFAKDEMGAAAQYGMAPGDLLDDAIAIESVEAMGTLPLAALRMLDPAQAAAISQALNVTTLRDFAQWPPYLFAKRLVSGSIGGSMDDRDAILTEKLRPTFGEFPTERVYYTTLVMLQMNETTGQGTRPLDGGVSLDAVLADRNGFTKPAIGALMTYSQSWYAQGITFGHLLHSLALAPGEATRIAIVDWARRTSATSSETISETEELASAALHTRALSEVQDAVASEMQEGGSTSSSHADSTSYSAQASVGTGFLTSLWASGDASGSLQGATTDTTASSSSWSVGNRSVAASMQQNINDRTEQHSTSVRNRRATAVREVSQSEHEQVSTRIVANYNHMHALTIQYYEIVQVYRVATRLHRAERCLFIPMERLDFAGPLGAQYVERFRGALGRAALNRRALELLLDDTSAVEISATSSRIVVPSGRPDLVKMSAVLRASMIAKSEPTAAATVAPATATEVPPETVGIRVRAWDRAELASASRFVARPIVRPGSDSLFVPDETELLAISFEGVTVTNLRLDRVDSAAADVDLTVVNGRVDLPAGVRMGELDGIYASRSEGSQGSGQMTLLCAYLGRRFTLPSVPVELGTAVTQVAKFRTDQADRRRELLAHLQANNAHYAQAIARSLDSATLVLLLSEFTWNGRPVIDQVEPKVLTVAGNFLVLRAPVDPDEPSGVTEDGRQATWSDLLKNRGFDFGVEPDSRVIPIPTNGVFAEAVLGRSNSAEKLEYTRFWNWQDSPIPLTLPEIAPVSTGSRATSEDLRPGQLGQPVLNIVTPTSLPDPAGLGAVLTAVSNGNMFRDMSGLAGTQNLAGQVAQGTIDAATAAAEVASSNMRAEMQKSVAMGQIAADIVKAALGAPSSGGANQSVTAEAARVAHGEKRDAAAASAAAGADGSVPIGGGGGGSGGGESGAGTSAPIAGAIGGDGAAAFNKALYGPLGMPAGDLVKTALKGGAADGGGGGGGGGGAAMGGGAAPVPVPAWADAIDPFPPPGVVNLVRNDPSMTTAFAPVTVSTANHLCAGLADVTGAPASAAFAGLHEEEMVFVGSLMKLCVMYAAFALRERVQAFVDAAKANGEPFAAPAIFGVIENAWRPKLKAMFPTKSTTSFGNNQDVTVPKFDRIFTVSPTGVVDFSITSPMVSDASIDAVGENGAPTGLFHEWMRTMMRWSNNQAASNCILALGYFYLNGVLARSGYFDAATSKGLWISGDYDGHDWVRNAAEKASNAAGIALTPRWATAQGRSKSNFVGNALQVSRLLTAMANGKLLSSSSSTEMRALMNQMGGGIGSYARTALTAVGRAPDTLASKIGFGDDSFSHDCAIIERTVGGKLLRYVAVVFGSAPAQARQDLSDLFVLLDSAVVARHP